In Nicotiana tabacum cultivar K326 chromosome 19, ASM71507v2, whole genome shotgun sequence, one DNA window encodes the following:
- the LOC107797421 gene encoding NAC domain-containing protein 78, whose product MEQLQEGFRFRPTDSERLMFLLRFIAKQEMNDSGFITTNIDVYGREEPWEIYNHGVSCGNEDNADYSSNYRYFITKLKKKNKARHNLEVGNKGSWKQQDKGKSVHYKNTGNSSSVVIGCKKSLCYVNKDQCYNQSDGHWLMKEYELSNVILQKFDEDCRDYVLCAIKRKSCSTDYIERPLARVQYQVNDLGDYMQSNSGHYVESETDMTTQNEVPELEVLDYQLEVLGMKRT is encoded by the coding sequence ATGGAGCAGTTGCAAGAGGGTTTTCGTTTTCGTCCTACAGATTCAGAACGACTTATGTTTTTGTTGAGATTCATTGCTAAACAAGAGATGAATGATTCTGGATTTATCACAACAAACATCGACGTCTATGGCAGAGAAGAACCCTGGGAAATTTACAATCACGGCGTATCCTGTGGTAATGAAGATAATGCGGACTACAGCAGTAACTATCGCTATTTCATTACaaagctgaagaagaaaaacaaggcGAGGCATAATCTAGAGGTTGGAAATAAAGGGAGTTGGAAACAACAAGATAAGGGTAAATCAGTTCACTACAAAAATACGGGAAATTCATCTTCTGTGGTTATTGGATGCAAAAAGAGCTTGTGTTACGTGAATAAAGATCAGTGCTATAATCAGAGCGATGGACATTGGCTAATGAAGGAGTACGAGCTTTCTAATGTTATTCTTCAGAAATTCGACGAAGATTGTAGAGATTATGTTCTTTGTGCCATCAAAAGGAAGTCATGTTCTACTGATTATATTGAGCGGCCATTGGCAAGGGTGCAGTATCAAGTGAATGATTTGGGGGACTATATGCAGAGCAATTCAGGGCATTATGTGGAATCTGAAACGGACATGACGACACAGAACGAGGTGCCCGAATTAGAAGTTCTTGATTATCAATTAGAAGTTCTTGGGATGAAAAGGACTTAG
- the LOC107797425 gene encoding endoglucanase 24, producing MKNNISSKFMFLLLLLAVEKIHGSYHDYTDALTKSILFFEGQRSGYLPQDQRMNWRGHSGLGDGWTVNTDLTGGYYDAGDNVKFNFPMAFTTTLLAWSVIEFGEYMQPSELRNALVAIRWSTDYLLKTVSQPNRIFVQVGDPVLDHNCWERPEDMDTARTVYTVDAPNPASDVAGETAAAFAAASIAFRSSDPGYSDTLLRTSTRVFDFADRNRGAYSDNVNIRDGVCPYYCDFDGYQDELLWGAAWLRRATQSDTYMNYIQENRQTLGADDNINEFGWDNKHAGLNVLVSKEVLEGSVYSLQSYKASADSFMCTLIPESSSSHIEYSPGGLIYKPGGSNLQHATTITFLLLIYANYLEKSSQVLNCGTISVNPSMLRKIGKRQVDYILGDNPKGMSYMVGYSNYYPSKIHHRGSSLPSIKDHPQFIACREGSIYFNSSQPNPNVLVGAIVGGPGEDDVYDDSRVDFRKSEPTTYINAPFVGALAYFAANPNIS from the exons ATGAAGAACAACATTTCTTCAAAATTCATGTTTCTTCTCCTTTTACTTGCAGTTGAAAAAATCCATGGAAGCTACCACGACTACACAGACGCATTAACAAAATCCATTCTCTTTTTCGAAGGCCAACGTTCTGGTTATTTACCACAAGACCAGAGAATGAACTGGCGAGGACATTCCGGTTTAGGCGACGGGTGGACAGTGAATACAGATTTGACCGGCGGTTACTACGACGCCGGCGATAATGTGAAGTTTAATTTTCCGATGGCATTTACCACTACATTGTTGGCTTGGAGTGTGATTGAGTTTGGGGAGTATATGCAACCCTCTGAGTTAAGGAATGCATTAGTCGCTATCCGTTGGTCCACTGATTATCTTCTCAAGACAGTCTCTCAACCCAATCGCATTTTTGTCCAG GTGGGAGATCCAGTCCTAGACCATAACTGCTGGGAAAGGCCAGAAGATATGGATACTGCTAGGACAGTATATACAGTGGATGCTCCGAATCCGGCATCCGACGTGGCCGGAGAGACTGCAGCTGCGTTCGCAGCTGCATCCATTGCTTTCCGGTCATCGGATCCCGGATATTCCGACACACTTTTGAGAACATCCACTAGGGTGTTTGATTTTGCAGATAGGAACCGTGGAGCTTACAGTGACAATGTCAATATTAGAGATGGAGTTTGTCCGTATTATTGTGATTTTGATGGATATCAG GATGAGTTGTTGTGGGGAGCAGCGTGGCTTAGGAGGGCTACACAGAGTGACACTTACATGAATTACATACAAGAGAATCGCCAAACACTTGGGGCCGATGACAACATCAATGAATTTGGATGGGACAATAAGCACGCTGGTCTTAATGTTCTTGTTTCTAAG GAAGTCTTAGAAGGGAGCGTGTATTCGCTTCAATCTTACAAAGCATCAGCAGATAGTTTCATGTGCACATTGATCCCAGAATCATCATCTTCACATATAGAATACTCTCCCGGTGGCCTAATTTACAAACCAGGAGGAAGCAATTTACAACATGCTACAACCATCACATTTTTACTCCTCATCTACGCAAATTACTTAGAAAAATCATCACAAGTCTTGAATTGTGGCACTATTAGTGTCAATCCATCGATGCTTCGAAAAATTGGTAAGAGACAAGTTGATTACATTTTGGGAGATAATCCTAAAGGAATGTCTTACATGGTTGGTTATAGTAATTACTATCCTTCAAAAATTCATCACCGTGGCTCGTCCCTTCCATCGATTAAAGATCATCCTCAGTTCATCGCGTGCAGAGAGGGTTCGATTTATTTTAACTCATCGCAGCCAAATCCTAATGTTTTAGTTGGTGCAATTGTTGGTGGACCTGGAGAAgatgatgtttatgatgataGTAGGGTTGATTTTCGCAAGTCCGAGCCAACTACTTATATTAATGCACCATTTGTAGGTGCACTTGCTTATTTTGCTGCTAATCCTAACATTAGTTAA
- the LOC107797422 gene encoding fructose-bisphosphate aldolase 1, chloroplastic-like, translated as MASASLLKSSPTVIDKSEFVKGQSLRQTSVSVVRCHPTNASSLTVRAASPYADELVKTAKTVASPGRGILAMDESNATCGKRLASIGLENTEANRQAYRTLLVTAPGLGQYISGAILFEETLYQSTVDGRKIVDVLVEQNIVPGIKVDKGLVPLAGSNDESWCQGLDGLASRTAAYYQQGARFAKWRTVVSIPNGPSALAVKEAAWGLARYAAISQDSGLVPIVEPEILLDGEHGIDRTFEVAQKVWAEVFFYLAENNVMFEGILLKPSMVTPGAECKDRATPQQVADYTLSLLQRRIPPAVPGIMFLSGGQSEVEATLNLNAMNQAPNPWHVSFSYARALQNTCLKTWGGQPENVKAAQDALLTRAKANSLAQLGKYTGEGESDEAKQGMFVKGYVY; from the exons ATGGCCTCAGCATCTCTACTAAAGTCATCCCCAACAGTTATTGACAAGTCTGAGTTTGTAAAAGGGCAAAGCCTTCGTCAAACTTCTGTCTCAGTTGTTCGCTGCCACCCCACAAATGCTTCTTCTCTCACTGTCCGCGCTGCTTCCCCATATGCTGATGAGCTTGTTAAGACCGCT AAAACTGTTGCATCACCAGGACGCGGAATTTTGGCTATGGATGAGTCCAATGCCACCTGCGGAAAGCGTTTGGCTTCCATTGGTTTGGAAAACACTGAGGCTAACCGCCAAGCTTACCGTACCCTGCTTGTAACAGCTCCAGGACTCGGACAGTACATCTCTGGTGCTATTCTTTTCGAGGAGACTCTCTACCAGTCAACCGTTGATGGCCGCAAAATAGTTGATGTTCTTGTTGAACAAAACATTGTTCCTGGTATCAAAGTTGACAAG GGTTTGGTTCCCCTTGCTGGTTCAAATGATGAGTCATGGTGTCAAGGTCTTGATGGCCTTGCCTCCCGCACTGCTGCATACTACCAACAGGGTGCACGTTTCGCCAAATG GCGTACCGTGGTGAGCATTCCCAACGGACCATCTGCATTAGCTGTGAAGGAAGCAGCATGGGGTTTGGCTCGCTACGCTGCAATTTCTCAGGACAGTGGTTTGGTCCCAATTGTGGAGCCAGAGATTTTGTTAGACGGTGAACATGGAATCGACAGGACTTTTGAGGTAGCCCAAAAGGTTTGGGCTGAGGTCTTCTTCTATTTGGCTGAGAACAATGTCATGTTCGAGGGTATCCTCTTAAAGCCGAGCATGGTCACTCCTGGTGCTGAATGCAAAGACAGGGCCACTCCTCAGCAAGTCGCGGACTATACTCTAAGTCTCCTTCAAAGGAGGATTCCCCCAGCTGTCCCTGGAATCATG TTCTTGTCTGGTGGGCAATCAGAAGTTGAGGCTACATTGAACTTGAATGCCATGAACCAAGCTCCAAACCCATGGCACGTATCGTTCTCATACGCGAGGGCTCTTCAGAACACTTGCTTGAAAACATGGGGAGGACAACCCGAGAACGTTAAGGCTGCTCAGGATGCTTTACTTACCAGGGCCAAAGCCAACTCTCTTGCTCAGCTCGGAAAATACACCGGCGAGGGTGAATCAGATGAAGCTAAACAAGGAATGTTTGTAAAAGGCTATGTCTACTAA
- the LOC107797423 gene encoding uncharacterized protein LOC107797423 has translation MAELLSMAMADDDDMKDVSVSPLDLNSIGGNESEDVLSPEDVAWADSCLIKDLAISDHGMDSSKHASPDAFPSQKIFSAVLRDDSPQESCIFPTVEETGISGMIDDTIDDVSPTNEQEGNTTRHRINNKDTDSSWSRINSENDFPPTYNEDLRLVEDSHSEVDSEFSTFVEENLADIFKVWELDIPDEEDELVKQFNKALAGSSSDSTHSEAESLGVLLDDKLLDDLISGLDDLSLSPISD, from the coding sequence ATGGCTGAACTTCTCTCCATGGCCATGGCTGATGATGATGACATGAAAGATGTCAGTGTTTCTCCACTTGATCTAAATTCCATAGGTGGCAACGAGAGTGAAGATGTGCTTTCACCTGAGGATGTAGCATGGGCTGACTCATGCCTCATTAAAGATCTTGCTATATCAGACCATGGCATGGATTCTTCGAAACATGCGTCACCGGACGCTTTTCCTTCCCAAAAAATCTTTTCTGCAGTCTTGAGGGATGACTCTCCTCAAGAATCTTGCATTTTCCCCACCGTCGAAGAGACAGGAATTTCAGGGATGATAGATGACACCATTGATGATGTTTCTCCAACCAATGAACAAGAAGGGAATACAACTCGTCATCGGATTAACAACAAAGATACAGATAGTTCTTGGTCCAGAATTAACTCAGAAAATGATTTTCCTCCCACCTATAATGAGGATCTGAGATTAGTTGAAGACTCCCATTCTGAAGTAGATTCAGAGTTTTCAACATTTGTTGAGGAAAATTTGGCTGACATATTTAAGGTCTGGGAACTTGACATTCCAGATGAGGAAGATGAACTTGTTAAACAGTTCAACAAAGCGCTTGCAGGAAGCTCCTCAGACTCCACCCATTCAGAAGCCGAAAGTCTTGGAGTACTGCTGGACGATAAGTTACTTGATGATCTCATTTCTGGCCTCGATGACCTGTCGTTGAGTCCAATAAGTGACTAA